The Ptychodera flava strain L36383 chromosome 18, AS_Pfla_20210202, whole genome shotgun sequence sequence GGAAACTGTATGTTATCTTTAACTTTTTTGTGGTCTCGGCTCAACGCTGGTTAACATGGCAGTACAATCTTCGTTTTCCtggggctaatgtgcagcgttGGATAAGCTGTTATCATCAGAAGTTTTCCTGTGTTCGTCGCCCCTTGACGGTCTATGACCTATGGCTGACATCCGTTCAGACCATGTAGACGAAAAGCTGGATGGAAACGTCCAACCCAAGTTCCGAATTCCATCTATTGTTACCGATCATTGGAATCGAAAGAGGAGGCTTGTGAACATAATCGGACACAGGTACTACGTCAGATTCCGATCTCTCAACAGGTGGGTGCAAATAAACTATGCTTTATTCAAACTGGTCTAACACCTGGGACTAGCTGTTCCGtccaccaaatatgaaagggACTCCGTTCTAGTGGAAATCCCGAGGATCTCTACTTGTCCTCTACTCACAAAAATTTGGATAAAAAGTCAGTCCGATCCAATCTTGGCGGAGCTTCATTCTTCGGTTAGCGGTTACAACGTTCACCAGCAACCTCGGGATAAACGGAAGGGTGGTGGTGTGGCTGTTTCTACAAGATCTAATCTTCGCGTTGTTGAAAAGCAATCCTGCGCATTCCAGTCATTTGAATCATTAATGACAACTCTCCGTTCATCCAATCAACTCCTGGCATTATTACTATCTATCGTCCACCAAAGTCATCGAAGAATACCGAAACTATAAATCACTTTACCTcgaattttcaacttttcttgAAGGCCGTAATTTTACCAGATCACCTTGTGATCTAACTTTCACTTTGACGACATCGCTTCACCAGACACTATCAAACTCTTCAATTTACTTCAGTCGAATGGATTGCAGCAGAATGTGCATGGTTCATTACATATCAAAGGACACACTCTGGACTTACTTATGaatgttttttgaaagaaagtgccATGTACAATTGTAGCCGCTGTGGAaatatcgccaagtaaacttgtcacaatggactGCCATAACATAAAGGGAAGAAGCTGGATCTGACGACGAGTGCTGAAGTATAACTgaaacttatttattgaatacggaaccataacTGGGCCTACCGGGCAGCCGCTGATACATGTGTCTTAGTTGGTCCTAGTTCCTAGTTTCGGTCACTCCACTAGAGAGTGATCCAAAGTTCTAGTTTCGGTCAAAGGTCtagtttctgagtgaatgtcctgtctcggtcactccacaagagagtgacccTGGTTATCGGTCCTTGTTAGTCTCTGAGTTAGTTAGtccatttatacagtatcttggctatgtcggcGATCGGATgtcgacgccataaagaatataataagagttgatttaccgacattagaaaagattacaaaagtagaaattatcacttgcccgtgcgtggcttgctacaattcttttgtttcaaacccaccaCGCCatgaattaattaaaatgataacaacggctcaatattacgatgGGTTGAAACACAATATAACATaggggtagtacgcagaatacctccatgagaaaaataagttaCTGGATAATGCTTTCAAATGTCTAAATGAGCGAGATCATGttgtcgatactgtgctggcatttcgtggcgccagcattgttagagtccaaacaaagaaacgtcagCTTGATCACTCGCGTCCCAGAATTTGGAACATTATGACATTGGCCAATTTCGAAATAGAAAATgacctcattttcaaaatattacgtCCGTTCCCTCTGAGTTGAGAATATGACAAAGTACATTTCTCTAAAAGAAAGTCTCAAAATCGTGTGATTTATAATCATTAAATGCATGATCGCTAACCTTAAAAATAATCCTCGCGTCTTTGGCGGGTAATAATTGGGCTCGTCTGGCCCCGAAGAATAATAGTAAAGAGCGTGTAGGCATTCGAATGGCGGACTTTGTGCGTCTTCTTGTGACCATTTCTTGGTCTGCCGTCAGCATTATAATAAATAAAGCCTGTTCGTAAATATAACTCACAAGAAAAACGCGCTGGCCTAGCGTAAAACGGAAATAGAGACCAAGCATTGGTGTtccaaaaatctttgcaaaaatggCTTTCAAATAGATCCTCATTCGTACGGAAACGTGTGATTGAAACtgtatgaaatgatattttgttggACTAAACACtgttaaagttttgaaaaaagcaaaaacagAACGTTTTCAGATTCGGGCATTCAGCGAAAGTAAAACAATTGAATTTCATACAAAGGGAAATTTGCAGAACAAACAAAGAACAAAcattacaaatacatttttacttcaatGGGTTGCTATTACCCGCCAAAGACGCGAGGATTATTTTTAAGGTTAGCGATCATGCATTTAATGATTATAAATCACACGTGTTTCAGACtttcttttaaagaaatgtactttGTCATATTCTCAACTCAAAGGGAACGgacgtattattttgaaaatgaagtcattttctatttcaaaattggcccatgtcataatcttccaaattggcgcacagaatagtaatatttcacgctcaaaaTACACTAGCGTTCTGGGACGCGAGTGATCAAGctgacgtttctttgtttggactctaacaatgctggcgccacgaaatgccagcacagtatcgacaaCATGATCTCGCTCATTTAGACATTTGAAAGCATTATCcagtaaattatttttctcatggaggtattctgcgtactacccccatgttctattgtgtttcaaccCATCGTAATATTGAGCAGTTGTTATCATTTCAATTTATTCATGGcatgggtttgaaacaaaagaattgttaaaagccacgcacgggcaagtaataatttctacttttgtaatcttttctaatgtcggttAATCAAAGTACTGttttattatattctttatggcgtcgacatccgacatagccaagatactgtataaatggaCACACTAACTCAGAGACTAACAaggaccgataaccacggtcactctcttgtaGAGTGACCGAGACAAgacattcactcagaaactaGAATTTTGACCGAAACTAGAACTTTGGACCACGATCACTCTCTAGTGGAGTGACCGAAACCAGGAACTAGGACCAACTAGGACTCGTGTATCAGCGGCTGGCCCGGTAGGCCCAgttatggttccgtattcaataaatacgTTTCAGTTATACATCAGCACTCGTCAGATCCAGCTTCTTTCCTTTATGTTATGGCAGGactgttgcggtgcaaaatatcaaaacacatcaaaaactataacataatacaacatgagcatgtggtatGTTATAAACCACCTATAACCTGGTCCTTATTAGGGCTATAGCtcccgtttattacccctcgtggccgttaGTATACATCCTATaggttgaattcagattggtCCAATCATATAAAAAagcatataacacgattggaactaatttaggataattgcattaacatatttttcaaatttctcaaaaagcgttagatgccatatagctgaatgttgcaatattacaaatgactcataaaacaagtatgaaacgtaaaaagaaaagcagatgagcttacatttgcaggttaaaacgacATTATTCACtgtccaattatccaaaattagttccaatggtgttaTATTGAACTCTTACAGTGGGAGTGATATATGGACTTCTTTTTGCAGTATCAATTCCAAAGTTgataatgtatatgatagtttgTGTGCAGTTTATGAACAAACATTGCtgaggaaaattcataatgatACATGGAAGTCCGATATGCAGAAGAATAAGCTCCGAACTTACATACAATTAAAGaccagttttgaaatttaaagttaCTTGTTAGATATAAATCTTTTACCTATAGGAAGTGGCtaacaaaactaagaatttgcAGAATTTGGAATCACAACCTTCAAATACAATTTCGTAGAAGATCAATTCCgaaagttcctgcaaatgaaagattcagCAAACATTGTATGTCTTTAGTtaaggatgaatttcactttgaaatAGAATGTCCAAAGTACAGAACTTATCGAGATAttctattttcatccacaagtATAGTCCTGccttttttatttaaatgacagagaaaagttcatgtatgtCTTTACTCAAAAAGATAAAgtacctcttgccaaatttttttcttgtaatttagTTCCTCGCcaagcagcagcttcatccagtgtttgttACGAATTAATACTCAAAAatcgaccccattttagaccctgGTTTACAGTGAAATAGATACCCCCATTTAcgaccaagttgctgaaatacccaacCCCTTTGGGTTGAAATACCAAACCCGTTGGGCGGCAGGTCTACATATTGGCAAGTAGTGGAAGTGTTTGTTGAGTCTTGTAATTTTGCCTTACCACATTACCttagtgtgttgttgagcaataaagtaaattCATGtaggttttttcagatgtaaaCCATCAAAGACATGCTTTTCTGACTTAAAAAGTAAAATCCGGTTTTGTACAATCAATATCGAATACAAAATATCCTATTATCGTGTCGTGCCAACAACATAGTACGATTGAGTAACTTACTCTGACACCGATAAGAAACACTGACATCtgcacaaaatatcattttattacCATTTCGGCAATGTTACTCTGCATGTACCTGGTATATTTTTTTGATGTTTACATAATAATTAACATGTCGATGAATGTTTCTCTCATTGCTCGATAGGCCTTTAGAATCACGAGGAATATTGAAATGATAACCCTTCAAAATCACCATCGCTCATCCCAAAAGGACTCTGTGAAATCAGCACCATCGCAAAGTCCCATCGCGACAGCAACCATTGGATCTGCAATCTCTTTAAGAATCGGAAAGTTCTCTTATAATATACGGTGCTTTTCATAACTGTTACCTCTCTTATTCTCTTTCGgtctctgtctgtccgtctgcaTCACCATtaccatctctctctctctctctctctctctctctctctctctctctctctctctctctctctctctctctctctctctctctctctctctctcacacactaTTCAGATACAACAGTCAATGTAGAGAAAATTCACAGAGAAAATTTAATTCACCGTTTACTCACATGTCACTTGTCAAATTCAAGTCATTAAAGTGTTTTAAAGTGTATCATGAAAGAACAACGCAAGACATATTATGAATGAAAATTACCATTGAAATGACAAATCTGTGCTAATGAACTCTGTACATAATGTCCATgcctgtacatacatacatacatacatacatacatacatacatacatacatacatacatacatacatacatacatacataaggtACGTACATACAAAACATGCATGAAATACCGTCTGCTGGCTTCAGTAActgttttaaaattaacaacaaaTAAGTATTTACTTTGCTACAATCTAATAGTAATCAGTACAAATTTAAAATAGTTAATAAGAAATCACATCACAGGTAATAGGTATAAATGTATACTCCTGATTTAGTTCAAAGCCTGTGGCAAGTATGAAATGTATTGATTTTTCATTAAATCTCAAGAAGTCAAAGCTCTGACATCTTCAAAATACACCAATTGCATCTGCTTGATTCGTTGTGTTTTATTTAAGATTCTACTAATATAACTACCGATATCAATGGTTTATCTAATTATAGGTATTTTTTCTATCTTCATTTTTTCCGCCAAAAGCTAAAGCTTCAAACACAAAGTCTCTTTTCACAGTGCGGCTACTCTGTTGACTCTGCTGTCTGATCTCAGTGCGACTTTCAACTTTTCCCAGAACAGCCTCCTACCCATTCCATTTTCTGGCCACTCCAGGTAGCTTTTGGTCAGCAGGATGTTACGTAAAATACGAGGCATATCATCATCAGGGATTTTTTTCAGTGATACCATTACAATAATATCTCGTTTCTCTTCAAATAGACAACTCTGTGCCATcctcatttcaaagtaacaccaTTCACTCGCAGCAAAACCTGGAGACAATATCAGCATGGTTTTCTTGCTCTGCTCGATGCTATCaagaatgttttcaaaaatatcattaccGGGTAAAAAGTCCCGTTCGTGTATGCAGAGTTTGAAGTTAGGCGGATCAATGTTCTCCAAATGAGGAATCAATTCATGTATGACCCAGTCGCTGTCATGTTGGTTGTAAACAACAAATGCGTCATATCGTTTATTGATTGGTTGTTCCTCATCATTGATTTGGAGCTGATATCCACCCAGTCTCAGTTTAATGTGGAAGTAAGCAAAGCGCATGTGCCAGTGAAACCGCCAAACCAATGCTACGGCAATTATCACGATAACGATGAAACATGTCAGTGGTACTGAAATTATCAATGCTAAATTGCATTCGAGGCCAAGGTCCACCGCATTAACGGCAATGCCGTATTTCGATTTGGGTAAAGAGCACGTGTTGCGCTCAATAAGATGATAATTTGAATATACGAGGGATTTCTCATCTTTTCTCAACCAATTTTTAAACGGTTTCATTTTACAAGAGCAGTCGAAAGGATTACCGTTGACTTTTAACAATCTCAAGGAGGAAAGATGAGTGAGAATTTCAGAAGACAAAACTGTGATCAAATTCCCTGATAAATCCAGTGTTTCTAATTTATTTAACTTATTAGGCGTGCCTCGAACGACCGATAATTTGTTATTTACAACAGACAATTCTACGAGGTTTCTGAAGTCATTCAAACTAGTGAAGTTGAGTTGGTCAAAATTGTTATGTGGCAGAAGCAGATTTCTGAGAGATTCCTGGGGTTGGACATTTATTACTTTAGTGTTAAGTATCACACCAACCCCATCCCTTGTTTTGAAGTTCATATTTTCAACGACTAACCGTGTCAAATAGTCAAGTCGGAGGTTTTCTGAGAAGAGCTGAGCTTTGAAAGCCTGATTACCATCTATATGCAGACTCTCGAGGTGTGGTGTGTCTTCTAAATAGATGATATTaacaaaatttaagtttttcacagtTAATGTTAGGTTAGTGAGGTTTTTAAGGTTCTTGAATGGGTGCCTGTTTAGGCCATTATCTTCCTGATGAAACAGTTCGTTGTCAAAGAACAGAAGGCTATTTAAAGTTTTCAGTGTATGGAAAGCCCCATTGGGCACCAGATTTATGTTATTCTGAGATAAGTCTAAATGTtgcaaatttaaaagtaaactaAAGCTCTTTTGTCGTATAGAACTAAACCTGTTACCACTTAGATTGATTGATGTAAGGGCCTGATGTTTCCCAAACGCATATTCATCGATCTGTCCTCCGAACATATTTCTGCTGACATCAAGATTTCTCAGGTTTTTCATTCCTGATATGGTGGATAAGAGAAGGTGGAAACTTTGAAACTTGTTATTAGTCAGTATCAATGTTGTCAAGGTCGTCAAGCCATTAAGTGATACGAAGGCGTCATCACCAAGGTTACAGAGCTCTATATGCAATTTTTTTAGTTGAGCCAGCCAAAGAAAGGACTTTGCAGTGATAGTTTCCAGTGGATTTCGATATATATGAATCTCTTGCAGGTTACTATCGGCAAGACTTTCAAATGTGGTGTCTGTAATATTGTATCGATATTTGTCATCAAGTAGGCCTACACTATACACTGAGAGAAAATTAATGCTCACATTGCGTAGACTGGTGAGGAAGTATTCTATTGTTCTAAGCTCAACATAGCCCCTTATTTTCAACTGAAACACAGTACTAAGCAACAAACGGGGAAGTTGATTCGCTTCCTCATAAGTCACTGATGGTAaattgatatataatttatgtaaattattcttTGAAAAGTCAAATACTGGAAATGCATCATCATATATAACGATCCCAAAAAAGGAGACTTCTTTCAGACTTTGAAAAATTGAGAAGGTAATATTACAGGCtgtttttacatgtaacttATTAAATCTCACTGTTTCaagtttttttaaagaattcaaTATTTCGATTTGCCCACACTCCAGAAATGACAAGTCAATATGCACTGTTTTAAGGTTTTGCGAGTCTGCAAATGATTCTCTAGATAAGTTTGCCAACGACGCCCCGTCAAAGGACAATTCTTCTAAGTGTCGCAGGCCTCGAAACAGTGACGATGGTAGAAGGGTGTAATCAGCTTCCACCTGAGCAAGTACGCGTATTGAAAGCTTGGATAAATTGGTCAGGTTCGAGAACACGTATTCTGGCATATGTGTGACACTCTTAATCGGAATTTCGAGTGTTTGCAGGCTGGAGAGGTGTTTAAATGTTTCCTTACCAAATGTAAGGTAGCCGTTGCCGAAGAATCTCAGCGACCTCAGCCTCTTCAATCCAACGAATGTACCAGA is a genomic window containing:
- the LOC139117677 gene encoding toll-like receptor 2 type-2, whose product is MRFAYFHIKLRLGGYQLQINDEEQPINKRYDAFVVYNQHDSDWVIHELIPHLENIDPPNFKLCIHERDFLPGNDIFENILDSIEQSKKTMLILSPGFAASEWCYFEMRMAQSCLFEEKRDIIVMVSLKKIPDDDMPRILRNILLTKSYLEWPENGMGRRLFWEKLKVALRSDSRVNRVAAL